A single region of the Ciconia boyciana chromosome 13, ASM3463844v1, whole genome shotgun sequence genome encodes:
- the LOC140659255 gene encoding lysosomal alpha-glucosidase-like isoform X1 yields the protein MSRGDTCIARTMKSYQKLTTAVPQPAACRVEEEGAATTPTGHGKLAPWWVGSGLLVAAVLLSTITVWVLRQVSGGWPGPALPPRCLLVPESHRFDCYPERRVVVTQELCESRGCCFIESPPLEGGKRGVPWCFYPPDFPSYTLESLNQTALGMVGLLVRREKAYYPRDIEMLRLDVEFETDTRLHIKITDAANPRYEVPLEVPRAMKRAENPIYSLDFSRDPFGVLLRRRATGTVLMNTTVAPLIFADQFLQIATSLPSRFLYGLGEHRGTLLHSLDWSTLTLWARDVPPTESFNLYGAHPFYLLMEEGGDAHGVFLLNSNAMEVALQPAPGLTWRTIGGVLDFYIFLGPDPNMVIQQYQQVIGFPAMPPLWALGFHLCRWGYGSSNETWQTVKAMRNYQIPQDAQWNDIDYMDGYRDFTFDPHKFASLPSLVEDLHKHGQRYVMILDPGISSTNPHGSYWPFDEALRRGLFLNTSQGQPLIGQVWPGFTAFADFSNPDTHQWWLENLQHFHAHVPFDGLWIDMNEPSNFMDGSEDGCPPGELDSPPYTPAVLGDSLSAKTVCASAKQKASVHYNLHNLYGLMEAKATASALIQIRGKRPFVISRSTFPSQGRYSGHWLGDNWSQWKDMYYSIPGLLSFSLFGIPLVGADICGFSGSTSEELCTRWMQLGAFYPFARNHNTQNEKAQDPTVFSPAARTAMKDVLLTRYSLLPFLYTLFHRAHLQGDTVARPLFFEFPRDVATLGLDRQFLWGRSLLVTPVLEPGVDSVTGYVPRGVWYDFYTGSSVNSSGEMLKMSAPLEHLNLHVREGAILPTQVSTHPSPPQGLSTACVPTSTCSQPYITHVFEPQKPGTTSKATQGNPLRLIVALSSSATAWGDLFWDDGESLDTFERGSYSYLVFNVTQNIFTSTVLHASTEATEVTIGTLSIFGVREPPSKVLLNGQEKPFSYLDNQVLTVSDLGLSLSQGFSLRWL from the exons ATGTCAAGAGGAGACACGTGTAT TGCCAGGACGATGAAGTCGTACCAGAAGCTGACAACGGCAGTGCCGCAGCCAGCGGCATGCcgggtggaggaggaaggggccgCAACGACGCCCACCGGCCATGGGAAGCTGGCCCCATGGTGGGTGGGCAGCGGGCTGCTGGTGGCTGCCGTGCTGCTGAGCACCATCACCGTCTGGGTGCTGCGGCAAGTATCGGGGGGCTGGCCCGGACCCGCGCTGCCCCCCAGATGTCTCCTGGTACCTGAGAGCCACCGCTTTGACTGCTACCCGGAGCGGCGCGTGGTGGTGACCCAGGAGCTCTGCGAAAGCCGGGGGTGCTGCTTCATCGAGAGCCCCCCGCTGGAGGGGGGCAAGCGGGGGGTGCCATGGTGCTTCTACCCCCCCGACTTCCCCAGCTACACCCTGGAGAGCCTCAACCAGACGGCACTGGGCATGGTGGGCCTGCTGGTGCGGAGGGAGAAGGCCTATTACCCCCGGGACATAGAGATGCTGAGGCTGGACGTGGAGTTTGAGACAGACACGCGGCTGCACATCAAG ATAACGGATGCGGCCAACCCACGGTACGAGGTTCCCCTCGAGGTTCCCCGGGCAATGAAGAGAGCAGAAAACCCCATCTACAGCCTGGACTTCTCCCGGGACccctttggggtgctgctgcggCGCAGGGCGACAGGGACGGTGCT GATGAACACCACCGTGGCCCCCTTGATCTTTGCTGACCAGTTTCTCCAGATAGCCACATCGCTCCCGTCCAGGTTCCTCTACGGGCTGGGGGAGCACCGTGGCACCCTCCTGCACAGCCTGGACTGGAGCACCCTCACGCTGTGGGCACGCGACGTCCCTCCCACG GAATCCTTCAACCTCTACGGCGCTCACCCCTTCTACCTGCTGATGGAGGAGGGCGGAGATGCTCATGGGGTTTTCCTCCTCAACAGCAATGCGATGG AGGTGGCCCTGCAGCCCGCTCCAGGCCTGACCTGGAGGACCATCGGGGGGGTGCTGGATTTTTACATCTTCCTGGGGCCCGATCCCAACATGGTCATCCAGCAGTACCAGCAGGTGATAG GTTTCCCGGCCATGCCGCCCCTCTGGGCGCTCGGCTTCCACCTCTGCCGCTGGGGCTACGGATCCAGCAATGAGACCTGGCAGACTGTGAAAGCCATGAGGAACTACCAGATCCCCCAG GATGCACAGTGGAATGACATCGATTACATGGACGGGTACCGGGACTTCACCTTCGATCCCCACAAGTTTGCCTCCCTCCCTTCGCTGGTGGAAGACCTCCACAAACACGGGCAGCGCTACGTTATGATCTTG gaTCCCGGCATCAGCAGCACCAACCCTCACGGCTCCTACTGGCCTTTTGATGAAGCCTTGAGACGGGGCTTGTTCCTAAACACCAGCCAAGGGCAGCCACTCATCGGGCAG GTCTGGCCCGGCTTCACTGCCTTCGCAGACTTCTCCAACCCAGACACACACCAGTGGTGGCTGGAGAACCTTCAGCACTTCCATGCCCATGTGCCCTTTGATGGCCTCTGGATC gaCATGAATGAGCCATCCAACTTCATGGATGGGTCTGAAGATGGCTGCCCCCCAGGAGAGCTCGACAGCCCACCGTACACCCCGG CCGTGCTGGGCGATTCCCTCTCTGCAAAGACGGTGTGTGCCTCGGCGAAGCAGAAAGCCTCGGTGCACTACAACCTCCACAACCTCTACGGGCTGATGGAAGCCAAAGCCACAGCGAG TGCCTTGATCCAGATCCGGGGGAAGCGTCCCTTCGTCATCTCCCGCTCCACTTTCCCCAGCCAGGGCCGGTACTCGGGGCACTGGCTGGGTGACAACTGGAGCCAGTGGAAGGACATGTattactccatcccag GGCTGCTGAGCTTCAGCCTCTTCGGCATCCCGCTGGTTGGGGCGGACATCTGTGGCTTCTCCGGCAGCACCTCAGAGGAGCTGTGCACCCGCTGGATGCAGCTCGGTGCCTTCTACCCCTTCGCCCGCAACCACAACACCCAGAATGAGAAG GCCCAGGACCCGACAGTGTTCAGCCCCGCGGCGAGGACGGCCATGAAGGACGTGCTTCTGACCCGCTActccctcctgccctttctCTACACCCTGTTCCACCGTGCCCACCTGCAAGGGGACACCGTCGCCCGGCCCTTGTTCTTTGA GTTCCCCCGGGATGTGGCCACCTTGGGGCTGGACAGGCAGTTCCTGTGGGGCCGGAGCCTGCTGGTGACGCCGGTGCTGGAGCCCGGCGTGGACTCGGTCACGGGCTACGTCCCCCGAGGCGTGTGGTACGACTTCTACACG ggctcctcGGTGAACAGCAGCGGGGAGATGCTGAAGATGTCGGCCCCCCTGGAGCACCTCAACCTGCATGTCCGGGAGGGTGCCATCCTGCCCACCCAGGTGAGCACCCACCCGTCACCTCCCCAGGGGCTGTCCACAGCATGTGTCCCCACCAGCACATGCTCGCAACCCTACATCACCCATGTCTTTGAACCCCAGAAACCGGGGACCACCAGCAAGGCGACCCAAGGGAATCCCCTGCGCCTCATCGTGGCCTTGTCCTCGAGTGCCACCGCCTGGGGGGACCTCTTCTGGGACGACGGCGAGAGCCTGGACACCTTCGAGCGGGGCAGCTACTCCTACCTGGTGTTCAACGTCACGCAG AACATCTTCACCTCCACCGTCCTCCACGCCAGCACCGAGGCCACCGAGGTCACCATTGGCACACTGAGCATCTTCGGGGTGCGGGAGCCACCCAGCAAGGTCCTTCTGAACGGCCAGGAGAAGCCCTTCTCCTACCTGGACAACCAG gTTCTCACCGTGAGTGACCTCGGCCTCAGCCTCAGCCAGGGCTTCTCCCTGCGGTGGCTGTGA
- the LOC140659255 gene encoding lysosomal alpha-glucosidase-like isoform X2: MSRGDTCIARTMKSYQKLTTAVPQPAACRVEEEGAATTPTGHGKLAPWWVGSGLLVAAVLLSTITVWVLRQVSGGWPGPALPPRCLLVPESHRFDCYPERRVVVTQELCESRGCCFIESPPLEGGKRGVPWCFYPPDFPSYTLESLNQTALGMVGLLVRREKAYYPRDIEMLRLDVEFETDTRLHIKITDAANPRYEVPLEVPRAMKRAENPIYSLDFSRDPFGVLLRRRATGTVLMNTTVAPLIFADQFLQIATSLPSRFLYGLGEHRGTLLHSLDWSTLTLWARDVPPTESFNLYGAHPFYLLMEEGGDAHGVFLLNSNAMEVALQPAPGLTWRTIGGVLDFYIFLGPDPNMVIQQYQQVIGFPAMPPLWALGFHLCRWGYGSSNETWQTVKAMRNYQIPQDAQWNDIDYMDGYRDFTFDPHKFASLPSLVEDLHKHGQRYVMILDPGISSTNPHGSYWPFDEALRRGLFLNTSQGQPLIGQVWPGFTAFADFSNPDTHQWWLENLQHFHAHVPFDGLWIDMNEPSNFMDGSEDGCPPGELDSPPYTPAVLGDSLSAKTVCASAKQKASVHYNLHNLYGLMEAKATASALIQIRGKRPFVISRSTFPSQGRYSGHWLGDNWSQWKDMYYSIPGLLSFSLFGIPLVGADICGFSGSTSEELCTRWMQLGAFYPFARNHNTQNEKAQDPTVFSPAARTAMKDVLLTRYSLLPFLYTLFHRAHLQGDTVARPLFFEFPRDVATLGLDRQFLWGRSLLVTPVLEPGVDSVTGYVPRGVWYDFYTGSSVNSSGEMLKMSAPLEHLNLHVREGAILPTQKPGTTSKATQGNPLRLIVALSSSATAWGDLFWDDGESLDTFERGSYSYLVFNVTQNIFTSTVLHASTEATEVTIGTLSIFGVREPPSKVLLNGQEKPFSYLDNQVLTVSDLGLSLSQGFSLRWL; encoded by the exons ATGTCAAGAGGAGACACGTGTAT TGCCAGGACGATGAAGTCGTACCAGAAGCTGACAACGGCAGTGCCGCAGCCAGCGGCATGCcgggtggaggaggaaggggccgCAACGACGCCCACCGGCCATGGGAAGCTGGCCCCATGGTGGGTGGGCAGCGGGCTGCTGGTGGCTGCCGTGCTGCTGAGCACCATCACCGTCTGGGTGCTGCGGCAAGTATCGGGGGGCTGGCCCGGACCCGCGCTGCCCCCCAGATGTCTCCTGGTACCTGAGAGCCACCGCTTTGACTGCTACCCGGAGCGGCGCGTGGTGGTGACCCAGGAGCTCTGCGAAAGCCGGGGGTGCTGCTTCATCGAGAGCCCCCCGCTGGAGGGGGGCAAGCGGGGGGTGCCATGGTGCTTCTACCCCCCCGACTTCCCCAGCTACACCCTGGAGAGCCTCAACCAGACGGCACTGGGCATGGTGGGCCTGCTGGTGCGGAGGGAGAAGGCCTATTACCCCCGGGACATAGAGATGCTGAGGCTGGACGTGGAGTTTGAGACAGACACGCGGCTGCACATCAAG ATAACGGATGCGGCCAACCCACGGTACGAGGTTCCCCTCGAGGTTCCCCGGGCAATGAAGAGAGCAGAAAACCCCATCTACAGCCTGGACTTCTCCCGGGACccctttggggtgctgctgcggCGCAGGGCGACAGGGACGGTGCT GATGAACACCACCGTGGCCCCCTTGATCTTTGCTGACCAGTTTCTCCAGATAGCCACATCGCTCCCGTCCAGGTTCCTCTACGGGCTGGGGGAGCACCGTGGCACCCTCCTGCACAGCCTGGACTGGAGCACCCTCACGCTGTGGGCACGCGACGTCCCTCCCACG GAATCCTTCAACCTCTACGGCGCTCACCCCTTCTACCTGCTGATGGAGGAGGGCGGAGATGCTCATGGGGTTTTCCTCCTCAACAGCAATGCGATGG AGGTGGCCCTGCAGCCCGCTCCAGGCCTGACCTGGAGGACCATCGGGGGGGTGCTGGATTTTTACATCTTCCTGGGGCCCGATCCCAACATGGTCATCCAGCAGTACCAGCAGGTGATAG GTTTCCCGGCCATGCCGCCCCTCTGGGCGCTCGGCTTCCACCTCTGCCGCTGGGGCTACGGATCCAGCAATGAGACCTGGCAGACTGTGAAAGCCATGAGGAACTACCAGATCCCCCAG GATGCACAGTGGAATGACATCGATTACATGGACGGGTACCGGGACTTCACCTTCGATCCCCACAAGTTTGCCTCCCTCCCTTCGCTGGTGGAAGACCTCCACAAACACGGGCAGCGCTACGTTATGATCTTG gaTCCCGGCATCAGCAGCACCAACCCTCACGGCTCCTACTGGCCTTTTGATGAAGCCTTGAGACGGGGCTTGTTCCTAAACACCAGCCAAGGGCAGCCACTCATCGGGCAG GTCTGGCCCGGCTTCACTGCCTTCGCAGACTTCTCCAACCCAGACACACACCAGTGGTGGCTGGAGAACCTTCAGCACTTCCATGCCCATGTGCCCTTTGATGGCCTCTGGATC gaCATGAATGAGCCATCCAACTTCATGGATGGGTCTGAAGATGGCTGCCCCCCAGGAGAGCTCGACAGCCCACCGTACACCCCGG CCGTGCTGGGCGATTCCCTCTCTGCAAAGACGGTGTGTGCCTCGGCGAAGCAGAAAGCCTCGGTGCACTACAACCTCCACAACCTCTACGGGCTGATGGAAGCCAAAGCCACAGCGAG TGCCTTGATCCAGATCCGGGGGAAGCGTCCCTTCGTCATCTCCCGCTCCACTTTCCCCAGCCAGGGCCGGTACTCGGGGCACTGGCTGGGTGACAACTGGAGCCAGTGGAAGGACATGTattactccatcccag GGCTGCTGAGCTTCAGCCTCTTCGGCATCCCGCTGGTTGGGGCGGACATCTGTGGCTTCTCCGGCAGCACCTCAGAGGAGCTGTGCACCCGCTGGATGCAGCTCGGTGCCTTCTACCCCTTCGCCCGCAACCACAACACCCAGAATGAGAAG GCCCAGGACCCGACAGTGTTCAGCCCCGCGGCGAGGACGGCCATGAAGGACGTGCTTCTGACCCGCTActccctcctgccctttctCTACACCCTGTTCCACCGTGCCCACCTGCAAGGGGACACCGTCGCCCGGCCCTTGTTCTTTGA GTTCCCCCGGGATGTGGCCACCTTGGGGCTGGACAGGCAGTTCCTGTGGGGCCGGAGCCTGCTGGTGACGCCGGTGCTGGAGCCCGGCGTGGACTCGGTCACGGGCTACGTCCCCCGAGGCGTGTGGTACGACTTCTACACG ggctcctcGGTGAACAGCAGCGGGGAGATGCTGAAGATGTCGGCCCCCCTGGAGCACCTCAACCTGCATGTCCGGGAGGGTGCCATCCTGCCCACCCAG AAACCGGGGACCACCAGCAAGGCGACCCAAGGGAATCCCCTGCGCCTCATCGTGGCCTTGTCCTCGAGTGCCACCGCCTGGGGGGACCTCTTCTGGGACGACGGCGAGAGCCTGGACACCTTCGAGCGGGGCAGCTACTCCTACCTGGTGTTCAACGTCACGCAG AACATCTTCACCTCCACCGTCCTCCACGCCAGCACCGAGGCCACCGAGGTCACCATTGGCACACTGAGCATCTTCGGGGTGCGGGAGCCACCCAGCAAGGTCCTTCTGAACGGCCAGGAGAAGCCCTTCTCCTACCTGGACAACCAG gTTCTCACCGTGAGTGACCTCGGCCTCAGCCTCAGCCAGGGCTTCTCCCTGCGGTGGCTGTGA
- the LOC140659255 gene encoding lysosomal alpha-glucosidase-like isoform X3, whose protein sequence is MKSYQKLTTAVPQPAACRVEEEGAATTPTGHGKLAPWWVGSGLLVAAVLLSTITVWVLRQVSGGWPGPALPPRCLLVPESHRFDCYPERRVVVTQELCESRGCCFIESPPLEGGKRGVPWCFYPPDFPSYTLESLNQTALGMVGLLVRREKAYYPRDIEMLRLDVEFETDTRLHIKITDAANPRYEVPLEVPRAMKRAENPIYSLDFSRDPFGVLLRRRATGTVLMNTTVAPLIFADQFLQIATSLPSRFLYGLGEHRGTLLHSLDWSTLTLWARDVPPTESFNLYGAHPFYLLMEEGGDAHGVFLLNSNAMEVALQPAPGLTWRTIGGVLDFYIFLGPDPNMVIQQYQQVIGFPAMPPLWALGFHLCRWGYGSSNETWQTVKAMRNYQIPQDAQWNDIDYMDGYRDFTFDPHKFASLPSLVEDLHKHGQRYVMILDPGISSTNPHGSYWPFDEALRRGLFLNTSQGQPLIGQVWPGFTAFADFSNPDTHQWWLENLQHFHAHVPFDGLWIDMNEPSNFMDGSEDGCPPGELDSPPYTPAVLGDSLSAKTVCASAKQKASVHYNLHNLYGLMEAKATASALIQIRGKRPFVISRSTFPSQGRYSGHWLGDNWSQWKDMYYSIPGLLSFSLFGIPLVGADICGFSGSTSEELCTRWMQLGAFYPFARNHNTQNEKAQDPTVFSPAARTAMKDVLLTRYSLLPFLYTLFHRAHLQGDTVARPLFFEFPRDVATLGLDRQFLWGRSLLVTPVLEPGVDSVTGYVPRGVWYDFYTGSSVNSSGEMLKMSAPLEHLNLHVREGAILPTQKPGTTSKATQGNPLRLIVALSSSATAWGDLFWDDGESLDTFERGSYSYLVFNVTQNIFTSTVLHASTEATEVTIGTLSIFGVREPPSKVLLNGQEKPFSYLDNQVLTVSDLGLSLSQGFSLRWL, encoded by the exons ATGAAGTCGTACCAGAAGCTGACAACGGCAGTGCCGCAGCCAGCGGCATGCcgggtggaggaggaaggggccgCAACGACGCCCACCGGCCATGGGAAGCTGGCCCCATGGTGGGTGGGCAGCGGGCTGCTGGTGGCTGCCGTGCTGCTGAGCACCATCACCGTCTGGGTGCTGCGGCAAGTATCGGGGGGCTGGCCCGGACCCGCGCTGCCCCCCAGATGTCTCCTGGTACCTGAGAGCCACCGCTTTGACTGCTACCCGGAGCGGCGCGTGGTGGTGACCCAGGAGCTCTGCGAAAGCCGGGGGTGCTGCTTCATCGAGAGCCCCCCGCTGGAGGGGGGCAAGCGGGGGGTGCCATGGTGCTTCTACCCCCCCGACTTCCCCAGCTACACCCTGGAGAGCCTCAACCAGACGGCACTGGGCATGGTGGGCCTGCTGGTGCGGAGGGAGAAGGCCTATTACCCCCGGGACATAGAGATGCTGAGGCTGGACGTGGAGTTTGAGACAGACACGCGGCTGCACATCAAG ATAACGGATGCGGCCAACCCACGGTACGAGGTTCCCCTCGAGGTTCCCCGGGCAATGAAGAGAGCAGAAAACCCCATCTACAGCCTGGACTTCTCCCGGGACccctttggggtgctgctgcggCGCAGGGCGACAGGGACGGTGCT GATGAACACCACCGTGGCCCCCTTGATCTTTGCTGACCAGTTTCTCCAGATAGCCACATCGCTCCCGTCCAGGTTCCTCTACGGGCTGGGGGAGCACCGTGGCACCCTCCTGCACAGCCTGGACTGGAGCACCCTCACGCTGTGGGCACGCGACGTCCCTCCCACG GAATCCTTCAACCTCTACGGCGCTCACCCCTTCTACCTGCTGATGGAGGAGGGCGGAGATGCTCATGGGGTTTTCCTCCTCAACAGCAATGCGATGG AGGTGGCCCTGCAGCCCGCTCCAGGCCTGACCTGGAGGACCATCGGGGGGGTGCTGGATTTTTACATCTTCCTGGGGCCCGATCCCAACATGGTCATCCAGCAGTACCAGCAGGTGATAG GTTTCCCGGCCATGCCGCCCCTCTGGGCGCTCGGCTTCCACCTCTGCCGCTGGGGCTACGGATCCAGCAATGAGACCTGGCAGACTGTGAAAGCCATGAGGAACTACCAGATCCCCCAG GATGCACAGTGGAATGACATCGATTACATGGACGGGTACCGGGACTTCACCTTCGATCCCCACAAGTTTGCCTCCCTCCCTTCGCTGGTGGAAGACCTCCACAAACACGGGCAGCGCTACGTTATGATCTTG gaTCCCGGCATCAGCAGCACCAACCCTCACGGCTCCTACTGGCCTTTTGATGAAGCCTTGAGACGGGGCTTGTTCCTAAACACCAGCCAAGGGCAGCCACTCATCGGGCAG GTCTGGCCCGGCTTCACTGCCTTCGCAGACTTCTCCAACCCAGACACACACCAGTGGTGGCTGGAGAACCTTCAGCACTTCCATGCCCATGTGCCCTTTGATGGCCTCTGGATC gaCATGAATGAGCCATCCAACTTCATGGATGGGTCTGAAGATGGCTGCCCCCCAGGAGAGCTCGACAGCCCACCGTACACCCCGG CCGTGCTGGGCGATTCCCTCTCTGCAAAGACGGTGTGTGCCTCGGCGAAGCAGAAAGCCTCGGTGCACTACAACCTCCACAACCTCTACGGGCTGATGGAAGCCAAAGCCACAGCGAG TGCCTTGATCCAGATCCGGGGGAAGCGTCCCTTCGTCATCTCCCGCTCCACTTTCCCCAGCCAGGGCCGGTACTCGGGGCACTGGCTGGGTGACAACTGGAGCCAGTGGAAGGACATGTattactccatcccag GGCTGCTGAGCTTCAGCCTCTTCGGCATCCCGCTGGTTGGGGCGGACATCTGTGGCTTCTCCGGCAGCACCTCAGAGGAGCTGTGCACCCGCTGGATGCAGCTCGGTGCCTTCTACCCCTTCGCCCGCAACCACAACACCCAGAATGAGAAG GCCCAGGACCCGACAGTGTTCAGCCCCGCGGCGAGGACGGCCATGAAGGACGTGCTTCTGACCCGCTActccctcctgccctttctCTACACCCTGTTCCACCGTGCCCACCTGCAAGGGGACACCGTCGCCCGGCCCTTGTTCTTTGA GTTCCCCCGGGATGTGGCCACCTTGGGGCTGGACAGGCAGTTCCTGTGGGGCCGGAGCCTGCTGGTGACGCCGGTGCTGGAGCCCGGCGTGGACTCGGTCACGGGCTACGTCCCCCGAGGCGTGTGGTACGACTTCTACACG ggctcctcGGTGAACAGCAGCGGGGAGATGCTGAAGATGTCGGCCCCCCTGGAGCACCTCAACCTGCATGTCCGGGAGGGTGCCATCCTGCCCACCCAG AAACCGGGGACCACCAGCAAGGCGACCCAAGGGAATCCCCTGCGCCTCATCGTGGCCTTGTCCTCGAGTGCCACCGCCTGGGGGGACCTCTTCTGGGACGACGGCGAGAGCCTGGACACCTTCGAGCGGGGCAGCTACTCCTACCTGGTGTTCAACGTCACGCAG AACATCTTCACCTCCACCGTCCTCCACGCCAGCACCGAGGCCACCGAGGTCACCATTGGCACACTGAGCATCTTCGGGGTGCGGGAGCCACCCAGCAAGGTCCTTCTGAACGGCCAGGAGAAGCCCTTCTCCTACCTGGACAACCAG gTTCTCACCGTGAGTGACCTCGGCCTCAGCCTCAGCCAGGGCTTCTCCCTGCGGTGGCTGTGA